Within Crassostrea angulata isolate pt1a10 chromosome 2, ASM2561291v2, whole genome shotgun sequence, the genomic segment taaattaaaggCCAAAATGCCTTATATAGGATTTAATTATGTTTTGACTGTGTTTATACCAAAAATGACTTGAAAAATGAATTTGGTTTATTTCTGAGacatagaaaatataaatatctgattAATTTATGTTGCATAAgtactgtaaatgtatttatatgcCTTTGCTTTCATaactttgtgtaaaacaataaaaacgaATCTTTTTTAGCTTTCAATTAATTCACAATCTGAATtgttaatgaaaagaaaattgctctatactctgtcccaagatatcctggattcacatttggcttaattgcttgataattataaatacctcaggattcaaacgatgttcattcgaaagtatgaaaaatttcccaAGATTTCTCAATTGAAACACCCCTgttagcttgtcaggtttcaattcaatgcttaaaagtgtgatgtctacggagattatttattgcagcaagcccggatgataacgttgaaaaattgcggatgtattccgaatggagaaaagatgtaaacatttcccattttaaatctctgtaaggaatctgttttcgttcctgtgaatttttccgagtgaaagatgatagaGTGTCAATGGAATaattggaaaatatccctttcaactatttcaattgcacttctttcacaggtagttgtatttttaataaaaatcgtccaaaatgtgctgcataaatatcttgggacagactatagactaGTATCTatacttcattatttttacttaaatattTCTTCACATTATAGACCCAAATCTTAAGGAGCAGGTATATAAAGCTGCGGTTAACAACACGACGTCAAGTGACACAAGTAGACCAAGTACAACGTCAAGTGACACAAGTAGACCAAGTACAAGTAGCAGTAGTTGCTCTTCCCCAGTAAACGGACCTGAAAAGGTAATGAAATAACCATGCATTCCATATTACTTGTATAATTCCTACTGACACTgaatgaataaatacatgtttaacttaataaaatgtacagtcATGTTAATGAGAAAATGATTCATAATTTAATTCAACCAATTTGATTCTTAAAGCTGCATGGTCTgattttacatcaaattttatGACTGCTTTTAAATGATGGTTATGCTAgtaatttgtattaaaaaaatagactTTGCAATAGTTTTCCCATCAAAATTTAGTgatatttagataaaaaaagaattatttacaaaatttgactTAAAAACAAATGACACAAAAGGGTATCAtgttatttcgcctcatattGAAATTCGCCCCTGAGGTTGAGGCGGCTATAATGGTATTAAAACTATGAAATTGCTATAGATAAAGGTCATAATGTTTTAGCGCATCAAAAAAAACTGTGAACGTTTTGTTCACTAATATTTCTtaagtttaattgtttacaatcgatgcataacatgcagatttgaataaatctaataattTGGGTGATGAAACtaaacggtttccttttctaaacattcccattATGCAGTTTGGGgttttgtttggggtttttttagtATGCCCATAGAAATTAttgtatttactttgaatatttctaacacTTTGAAGGGACACtaattctgctggtgtaaataggcaAACGTCTATAACTGTCTAAGATAATTTGTTTCgatagaaaattatttgatacagtTATAATGAAACAATAAGACCATGCACCTTAAACACATAAATTGGGATACAGCATTCTTCAAGTAAATCATTTCCTTGAGTTATGTTAGTgataagttttatatttttcggTAGGTTCATATTTGGAAGGAGTGTGAAGAGAAAGAATTGATCTCCATCAGATCTGACATGGAAGAAGAGTTTGAACAAGTTAAAAACCATGATGTTTTGTGGAATCGgataacaaaaacattaaataacCACAAAGTCCCTGTTACTTGCAACCAAGTTAAAAACAAGtggaaaaatttgaagaaaaccTACAAAAAAGTAGTTGATGATAATCAAAAAACGGGAAACAAGAAAACTACATGGAAgtattttgaagaatttaattTACTGTATGGAAATAGAGCTTCAACAACTGCTAAGGTAACATATGACAGTGTAAAGGGGACACTGAACAGTCCACAGTCAGAAGAACGTTCTGGTGAAAATGGTCAAGGAGCACCTGCTTGTTCTGCATCCACATCTGCACATCAGAATACTGGTAAAAGAAAACCATCAACAAGTGTAACTGGTGATCATGAATTAGAGTTCAAAAATCCCAAAAAAGCAAAGTTGGCAAATGTTGACAAGTTAACTGCACAAGGCGATGAAATGATCCAAGAAATGCGAAAACAACATGAGGCAAAGATGAATCGCTTTGACAAGCTACTGGACTTGCTaggaaaaagaaattaaatctgCGTTAATGTATTTCTCATTCAATTACTGTATTCATTCCATTTTGCCCAGcaaattttgtattatttaatgTTTGTCAAAGGatcaaattcatattttttagttCAATAGTgaattcttttgttttataatatgaCATCAGACTTTGTCcatcatttttgtgaatttttcttgatggaaaaaaatgaaagcttTTTGGAAGTTTTTCTTTTAAGGAATATTCATTCAATCAATGTTGCCAAGcatatgttttgtatatttaatGAATGGTTTATATTTATACTCCTCGCAAACAAAGTTTCAGATGGTAtttaggaatcaccttgtccatctgtctgtctgtgcaacCGTGTCGGGTCCATATCTCTCTTATGAAGAAACATTGGATGTTCCTACTTTACATAAAGATCGGTTatgtcattttaaagaaaaatgcataattCCTTTCTAGTTTATACCTTGTAATGGAATTGATTGGATCTGAAGCTAAAGTTGACACTGAGAATTCTTGTGATCTGTAAATAAGTGTTGATTGTGAACTTTGGTCATTTTTGCCAGTTGAAGGTCATTAAGAAAAATGGAACTTCCATTACTTTCTAAAAGAGAAATTAttgaattaatatattttctaaGGGGGTGGTATCATTGTTGAGTTTGCTCATTGTATCTCtaattatgtctcccctttcaaaggggagacatattgtttttgtcgactttcttattcttcttcttcttattagggttttccgtttttcaacggaaaacccttctgttattctactgtttcttattattatttttttttttttcccgcaaattttgtgcacgagatttctcgaacattttttgtctgattgctatgaaactttcagggtatgtagatgatattaatatctctagacgtttttttcaaatttttaaaattcacttccggttatgagttattgccctttaattgaaaattggggggtcttttgtccagagttgatctcgggaactacagatgatagatgcatgaaatttggcgaaattgtcggtaacattttatagttttgctggcatgaaaattttggtaatttctttgttagtttttgagctatttgtcgccaaagtttaagattttttcggggctgaaattttgttgctttttgtattataacctttaaactaaaaatattttgttaatacatatagaacaaaagttgtttagaataacgagagctttcatttaaaattaagaaaaaagggctggcccctataattaggggtcagcagctcatacacgtatttttctgatagcaaaaatcgttatcattttatgaaaaaaaattaattcagttattgttaatatattaaataatgtcatttggtatcaaatttaataagttctgtgccctatttttttcaaatttcataaaacaaatatgtgtgaatcgtaacgttacatgaacgagttaatttgtctacatagacacacaagcgaacaaatgccactttaaggcccaggcatatactgcattacgttgtgttgcgtcttagataaatagttgtgattcaatttcatttttttcatctatatcatttatgaattcaatgaacacacattattttaacgttctatgtgcaGCTATTTgccggggcgcccctgtttgtaacccccgcgcgcgcgccgaatgtaaacagtaacgaacggcattgtagaaaagagagagccgtaatgcagaagagaagttgtgtattctttcgacgtacaaatgcattttcaatttactgtgaaacatatgaacatgcacagggaacaatactacatatttgtttaaggaggatatttttctcgtgtgaatcgtttacgaggaaattctgacagccacacttctgtcgacgatcagccgttgataagctacgagtaataaaggggaaaagatggacattaaagtgtgtgatttatgtggatgttactgaagaaggtgaggcttttactccttttaaagtttaaaaaagttaaagttataatttagtatatagtatagatgtacatgtaagtacgtgcacactgtttgtttttgttatggtgtgggtgtttgtttactaggctaacgtgtaatttttacatgtttcatggatgtttagactcgctcgaggttcatgggggactggaaagggtaactgaatttatctatttaaaaaaataacagattgtgaattttcaactcaaaattcaaagcagggtctaattagaaacatatcatatattcttgtgcagaagactccaaatgtagtcatgaatatcctgtagacataacttcaagtaaataaaattgtatacttcagacttcagagttaaaacatgactttaatatctttatgatgccaatcattgtatcattagaaaggtttagcagaccaacgggtacccggtacatgtacttgtacatgtaggttacaagttagaactatgcgtaccattctaccagttcacataatttttcttgtttagcagttatgatgtgtatatacttaaattgtccttgttaatgttttaaatgtaattttttattctctttttttaatctgactactggcagtactggcctgcgagcagttctcgtcgaggaccatttctcgctggtgcactgtaacatcatattttcgtatataattttatgtgttgataaaatgacgtaacaatgcactggtgagaaatggtactcggcgagaactgatcgcacgccaatattgattaattacagacaaaaactgaaggttgcgcgtgttattttttattgaacaacattgtttaaaataattctttatatatgtgatgatcagaccggtttgaataccagtgccagatagctcagttggtagagcacctgactagagattcagggggcccaggttcaaatcccggtttggtccttcattatttctcccatcctgttacaatattggtgttgtgaccaacccctggaactaacaggttaactcctgccaggggtgatcttcgagggtgaagatcatttaagggggaaggaatgtgacggtcagactggtttgaataccggtgccagatacatgtagctcagttggtagagcacttgactagagattcagagggccaggttcgaatcccagtttgttccgtcgttatttctcccatcttttacatatacatgtatatcagatatatgacagatgattaagggtcatcacatgttttgcaagatgcaataagtgttaaaaacctttactttacaacacaatacatataagtgaatatttatgtttcctgttattatttggtgtggttttcttgacagtgtcgcataaacaatttacccgctcctaaaacacaaactttctttttgtggattcagcttaccgctgattggctgctgttgcagcagacaagtaagatatgcacgcacaaaacacaatgaacttatcagagaatgagttgagtttatttcaactgttggaatttggggttgtttttttttaatgtatacttgtgacaaaacatatatgtggtacatacagcagtagctttataaaaaaaattttggttagaccatatatacctatcatgcaagtaaatgatatttacaaaaaacttgcaatttatggcgcacgaaatatacgctagttttataaagattgacatacatgtaatgtaccacattctgtgaaaaataatttattaaaaattcttcattaagtttactcatacatgttttatgcttattacacatagtattgtttttaaaacatgtaattcataagaaaataagcaaaaacccttgctaaatttatttgcaaaaaaaaacaacacagtagaattgataaaaaatggtataccagaagctaataccagtacatgtactttgactctgttcggtgggtaatattcgtttgtaatttacgaattgaaatattgactgttgcactacaagtacggtaataaactctctctctctctctcaaactctctctctctctcattttgataagtgtttatacctatgaaaattttttaatattatattatgacttgatatgcaaatttttgatcttgtactgcctaaatgttatgtcatgtattgggatatgtcatacctattacactgcatggtcagtgtattttttccagaaatactatgcatatgttaatgtaaacacagctattactagtacatgtatgtaaacacagctaattatttttttttttatttcagctcaaaacagactcttgttaccacatggcttttaccggtacctgttgattcttgtgggtcagctcctgagattaacctgtcacctctatccacatgcatattccttgtgttctacagactatttaccggtaattcaaattaaatccgataatgcataaacaatattggaacttgaagaaagcatcatgccatgttgtggtttgtgtttgataagaaattatgaaaacaaaattaaggctgtttataaagaaattcataattgctgtgaaaatttgtttttcaataaaagtatgcaattatgtttcctttattttttatttcataaagatatttagatgtgtttacataattgaaaaatcccccccccccctctatttaattgtctgcattaagattacatgtaggatatgtaaatgtacatttgactttgaaataacatctgctatgataattacttttgaaatgaacaagaaacaacctatttctacctttctaaggtatatatgcataaaaaaaaagtagaaaaacatgtcaaatttgaaaatttgtcattgaaatcaactcgatctgtctccagctacctgggtgtgtttgaatttaattttaatttaaggcagatgtcaaacttgtaggttgtaacttactgttttagcatggttagaaggagactagaaatcagaatagattagatattcactaaatatgattgttagcttacttttttcatgaaaacaagaaatcacaagcaggacagctgtctatttgttaattaaaatggtacaaatcatacaataaacaaataaagatcaaattttagaatcattgatgattgttttcatatgtgtgagaaattactcaaggaaattgccacatgtttcataaaattaggtaaaacatttcaaaccatgactttttatgaaaatcaaaagattggggggtggggggtatacatgtaagggtatttctaagtgatgtgaagcttttatcatgattatatcatgtaggggTATGTTGGtatgaataaggtttctttttaaaggtggttgaacaaaagttgacctctaaaaggtcaggtaaagatgttttactatggagaaccctgtaaatctgtgtttactaaaggaaattggaaatggtgggttcacttaaatggccatatttttattaaacctcaatggaattggcaatatgtggtattctttttctcagaattgcattagctttcttagtcttttcataaaaatgttagtgtactaagttaaaggtacaaggaacagtttcggataaagtaccgtcaatatttttgtaaaattgagagtgactgtacttgaaggtttatcattgttgcgtagattcatgaaatgaattttaatgattatcaatagttagagggatgtctcttgttggaattggtaagcaatattaaggcccctgattttaagtacatgagaagcagaaataaattgtgaaacttgcggctatgacagatatgttgactttacagtgaaattgaaggttacaaacgggaggttatataacatgaaatgtaggtggatgggatattatatgcctatttagtatttactgggtatgaggacaatagcaagtttattgtccccaaagacagcaactatttaatgaggcaaagccaagggaaatagttgctgtggagtgggacaataaacttgctattgtccgaatagtcagttaattggtatttcattatacagaagaaaactttatttgtcagcgatgcacaatttcttgatgataaacaaattagagttaaatcaaactttgtatttaatgatgcgatcttattaggtcagaggtgttccgagtttaaggtgatatgggacacttccatgttgtgacgtattgtttatcgaaataaacaataaaataaagtgtaattatataagtacatgtagtttcttttaaaaaatggtcacataactccttagcacagtgggttagagggttactaggaacctgtaagtcatgagttcgaatcccgctggggtttttacaatttttaccttttcaaatatttttaaaagctattttttggttaaatattgtaaatattgatgactattcaccatgggcagatagcatggatactattttaaattagataaaaaggcatgtttatgcgggcgccttctagtgatcaatttgtccgtctgtccatccgagatggcttgacaggagcatagcttctctccccttggcccaatctggctcatacctcatccacagggttcctttggttgaaggatgtgcagtgaccttgaaccatgtttttaggtataaggttaaggtcatagcagaattatatatataaaatccttgtctggggcatatcttttttccctttggtccaatctggctaatactcacagtgtgtctctatggttaaacgatgtgcagtgaccttgcatgaaatttctaggtaaagggtgaagatcatatcggatcatgcaaaaatccttttttgagagcatatataatttctactaacccttatttggctcagacttcacataagaagagcgtttgagtaaagggtgaaagggtgtgtagtgaccttgaacctattttcagtgaaaagaaactgtgaaggtcatagcagaattatatttttacaaatccttgtccggagtatatcttctctccctttgctccattcagcctcatacttcacccacatgatgcctttgatcaaaatatatgcaatgacctcgaatgatatttgtagatgaagagtcaaggtcatatcagatcacacaaaaatccatattttaagagcatagatatactctccttttagccccaatttggctaatattttacctttacagagtttattggttaatggcgtgcagtgaaccaagtctgtcaatgtgaaggtcatagcagatctttttaaaattagttttagatagtagattattttccaaatatgcttaatcttggtcagattgaacaaaaatgtatgtatgttagggggaatgaaattgaattaaaagttctatgccagctggaaaaatttcaagttataggtcaaggtcaaagcagaattctctgaaataacataagcggggccctttgaaatgttcaccatttcaatgttgtctggttcatagtaattttacatagaaaatattcacagaggtacagtaaaTTAAACTTTACATcaataagtttctgacaattaatgacgcaacgagcacacagtacgaaaggtcaaccctttgaaaagcagtgaagagaaaaagttgctcagaattatgttttaaacaaaattgattttttacgtaaattttaattttgcattctgggttaagaaaaaagatgtaagTTCAAgataaagtaaacttgtacctaaaatgaagtcaaatttgttaagtcgtac encodes:
- the LOC128173513 gene encoding uncharacterized protein LOC128173513, translating into MASESANADVVHITLYRGTEQLQAVLSRDLYEMVNDPNCDPNLKEQVYKAAVNNTTSSDTSRPSTTSSDTSRPSTSSSSCSSPVNGPEKVHIWKECEEKELISIRSDMEEEFEQVKNHDVLWNRITKTLNNHKVPVTCNQVKNKWKNLKKTYKKVVDDNQKTGNKKTTWKYFEEFNLLYGNRASTTAKVTYDSVKGTLNSPQSEERSGENGQGAPACSASTSAHQNTGKRKPSTSVTGDHELEFKNPKKAKLANVDKLTAQGDEMIQEMRKQHEAKMNRFDKLLDLLGKRN